The following proteins are encoded in a genomic region of Phoenix dactylifera cultivar Barhee BC4 unplaced genomic scaffold, palm_55x_up_171113_PBpolish2nd_filt_p 001151F, whole genome shotgun sequence:
- the LOC120103833 gene encoding ubiquitin carboxyl-terminal hydrolase 9-like isoform X2: protein MTIPNSENFLSGGSSLPCTPEEEKEIVLELTRAAEANQKEGDLYYVVSQRWWRDWQEYVGFDRFREHSSKGHLSILSRPGRIDNSKLVLNRTDTEGNELDLQRHLQEGEDYTLVPHEVWKKLLEWYKGGPELPRKVISEGVIVKELRVEVYPLCLKIIDARDDSQRTIRISRKASVGELYKIVCALLELEQSKARIWDYYEKSKNYILTNFDQTLEDAQLQVDQEILLEVQRDGIWPSNFNTNPTGNEYALVPLEPSRSSITIAGGPTLSNSNSTGFGTHLLQGNSFSLPLRDADGDGILNNGSKVDGRGLTGLHNLGNTCFMNSAIQCLVHTPPVVEYFLKDYSDEINEENPLGMQGELAIAFGELLRKLWSSGRTSIAPRAFKAKLARFAPQFSGYNQHDSQELLAFLLDGLHEDLNRVRKKPYIEARDADGCPDQEFADECWKNHKARNDSVIVDVCQGQYKSTLVCPVCSKVSVTFDPFMYLSLPLPSTVTRMMTVTIFSGDGSSLPMPFTVTLPKNGCCKDLIRALSTSCCLKSSEALLLAEVYDHRIYRYLENPFESLSSIKDEEHIVAYRVPITHDKLLRLEIMHRRTNKKLIGTPLVTYLSKDSVTGANIHAAVSAVLAPLLRAKAFPPMNQVKFSKENGGGPSLDSIVLTDDGTCSSDKDISTSNMELEERANGLPSLQLALTDEKGVSRTFIDTDSSVFPVSCIRVLMDWSDREHELYDFSFLEDLPEVFKSGFMLKKTRQEAVTLFSCLETFLKEEPLGPDDMWYCPSCKEHRQATKKLDLWRLPEILVVHLKRFSYSRFLKNKLDTFVNFPVHNLDLSKYVKHRAVGPHSYVYELYAISNHYGGLGGGHYSAYATLIEEDSWYHFADSHVSPVNEDEIKTSAAYVLFYRRVKDDSKMSVEETSSSTNSTSC, encoded by the exons ATGACGATTCCCAATTCGGAGAACTTCCTCTCGGGAGGAAGCTCTCTTCCGTGCACTCccgaggaagagaaagaaatcgTATTAGAATTGACCAGAGCCGCGGAGGCTAATCAGAAGGAGGGGGATCTGTACTACGTTGTCTCCCAAAG ATGGTGGAGGGACTGGCAAGAATATGTGGGGTTCGACAGGTTCAGGGAACATTCTAGCAAGGGCCATCTAAGCATCCTATCGAGACCTGGAAGAATAGATAATTCTAAGCTTGTATTGAATAGAACAGACACAGAAGGTAATGAACTTGATCTTCAGAGGCATCTGCAAGAAGGAGAAGATTATACTTTGGTTCCCCATGAAGTTTGGAAGAAGCTCCTTGAATG GTATAAGGGTGGACCAGAACTACCAAGGAAAGTTATTTCTGAGGGTGTTATTGTTAAGGAGCTCAGAGTAGAAGTTTACCCCCTGTGCCTTAAAATAATTGATGCAAGAGACGACTCCCAAAGAACAATTAGGATTAGCAGAAAG GCTTCGGTAGGTGAGCTTTACAAAATTGTTTGTGCACTCCTTGAGCTGGAACAGTCGAAG GCCCGTATTTGGGACTATTATGAAAAgagtaaaaattatattttgaccAACTTTGATCAAACCTTAGAGGACGCTCAGTTGCAGGTGGACCAGGAG ATTCTTTTGGAGGTGCAACGTGATGGGATTTGGCCTTCTAATTTTAACACAAATCCAACAGGAAATGAATATGCTTTGGTCCCATTGGAACCTTCAAGGTCATCTATTACAATTGCTGGAGGCCCCACTTTATCTAATAGTAATTCAACTGGATTTGGCACCCATTTGCTACAGGGGAATAGTTTTAGCTTACCACTAAGGGATGCAGATGGTGATggcattttaaacaatgggtCAAAAGTAGATGGTCGCGGACTGACAGGATTGCATAATCTGGGCAACACTTGTTTCATGAACAGTGCCATTCAATGTTTAGTTCACACACCCCCTGTGGTTGAGTACTTTTTGAAAGATTATAGTGATGAGATAAATGAGGAGAATCCTTTGGGAATGCAA GGTGAGCTTGCAATTGCATTTGGGGAGTTATTAAGGAAATTATGGTCATCAGGACGGACATCAATTGCACCACGTGCATTTAAAGCAAAACTAGCTCGGTTTGCTCCCCAGTTTAGTGGATATAATCAACATGATTCTCAA GAGCTTCTTGCATTTCTATTGGATGGGCTGCATGAAGATTTAAATCGTGTAAGAAAAAAACCCTACATTGAAGCAAGAGATGCAGATGGTTGTCCAGATCAGGAATTTGCTGATGAATGTTGGAAAAACCATAAGGCTCGGAATGATTCTGTAATTGTGGATGTTTGCCAG GGTCAATACAAGTCAACATTGGTATGCCCAGTTTGCAGCAAAGTCTCTGTAACATTTGATCCCTTCATGTACTTGTCATTGCCGCTACCTTCAACAGTTACGCGGATGATGACTGTTACCATATTCAGTGGTGATGGGAGTTCTCTCCCCATGCCTTTCACTGTAACTTTACCAAAAAATGGTTGTTGTAAAGATCTAATTCGAGCCTTGAGTACATCTTGTTGCTTAAAGAGTTCTGAAGCATTATTGCTTGCAGAG gTTTACGACCACCGTATCTATCGCTACCTGGAGAATCCCTTTGAGTCACTATCTAGTATAAAAGATGAGGAGCATATTGTAGCCTACAGAGTTCCAATAACTCATGATAAATTACTGAGATTAGAGATAATGCATAGGAGAACAAACAA GAAGCTTATTGGAACTCCCTTGGTTACCTATTTATCCAAGGACTCTGTAACTGGGGCAAACATCCATGCTGCAGTGAGTGCTGTGCTTGCACCATTGCTGCGAGCAAAAGCATTTCCTCCCATGAATCAGGTCAAATTTAGCAAGGAAAATGGTGGTGGGCCAAGTTTGGATTCTATTGTTCTGACAGATGATGGTACTTGTTCAAGTGACAAGGACATATCCACATCCAATATGGAATTGGAAGAGAGAGCTAATGGGCTTCCATCCTTGCAGCTTGCTTTAACTGATGAGAAGGGTGTCAGCAGAACCTTCATTGACACTGATTCTAGTGTTTTTCCTGTATCTTGCATAAGGGTATTGATGGACTGGTCAGACAGAGAACATGAACTATATGATTTCAGCTTCCTTGAGGATCTACCTGAAGTTTTCAAGTCTGGATTTATGTTGAAGAAAACACGGCAGGAGGCAGTCACTTTGTTTTCATGCTTGGAAACATTCTTAAAGGAGGAACCTCTAGGCCCTGATGACATGTG GTATTGTCCTAGCTGCAAGGAACACAGGCAAGCAACAAAGAAGCTGGACCTATGGAGGTTGCCCGAAATCTTAGTAGTTCACTTGAAACGATTCTCTTACAGTCGATTCTTGAAGAACAAACTTGACACCTTTGTGAACTTCCCTGTTCACAATCTTGATTTAAGCAAGTACGTGAAACACAGGGCTGTTGGTCCCCATTCTTATGTATACGAACTCTATGCTATCAGCAACCATTATGGTGGCTTAGGTGGCGGTCACTACTCTGCATATGCAACG tTAATAGAAGAGGACAGCTGGTATCATTTTGCTGACAGTCATGTTTCCCCTGTGAATGAGGATGAAATCAAGACATCAGCAGCTTATGTGCTGTTCTATCGGCGAGTTAAAGATGATTCCAAGATGAGTGTGGAGGAAACATCATCCTCCACTAATTCAACAAGTTGCTGA
- the LOC120103833 gene encoding ubiquitin carboxyl-terminal hydrolase 9-like isoform X1, producing MTIPNSENFLSGGSSLPCTPEEEKEIVLELTRAAEANQKEGDLYYVVSQRWWRDWQEYVGFDRFREHSSKGHLSILSRPGRIDNSKLVLNRTDTEGNELDLQRHLQEGEDYTLVPHEVWKKLLEWYKGGPELPRKVISEGVIVKELRVEVYPLCLKIIDARDDSQRTIRISRKASVGELYKIVCALLELEQSKARIWDYYEKSKNYILTNFDQTLEDAQLQVDQEILLEVQRDGIWPSNFNTNPTGNEYALVPLEPSRSSITIAGGPTLSNSNSTGFGTHLLQGNSFSLPLRDADGDGILNNGSKVDGRGLTGLHNLGNTCFMNSAIQCLVHTPPVVEYFLKDYSDEINEENPLGMQGELAIAFGELLRKLWSSGRTSIAPRAFKAKLARFAPQFSGYNQHDSQELLAFLLDGLHEDLNRVRKKPYIEARDADGCPDQEFADECWKNHKARNDSVIVDVCQGQYKSTLVCPVCSKVSVTFDPFMYLSLPLPSTVTRMMTVTIFSGDGSSLPMPFTVTLPKNGCCKDLIRALSTSCCLKSSEALLLAEVYDHRIYRYLENPFESLSSIKDEEHIVAYRVPITHDKLLRLEIMHRRTNKFLSEPQFNVLRKLIGTPLVTYLSKDSVTGANIHAAVSAVLAPLLRAKAFPPMNQVKFSKENGGGPSLDSIVLTDDGTCSSDKDISTSNMELEERANGLPSLQLALTDEKGVSRTFIDTDSSVFPVSCIRVLMDWSDREHELYDFSFLEDLPEVFKSGFMLKKTRQEAVTLFSCLETFLKEEPLGPDDMWYCPSCKEHRQATKKLDLWRLPEILVVHLKRFSYSRFLKNKLDTFVNFPVHNLDLSKYVKHRAVGPHSYVYELYAISNHYGGLGGGHYSAYATLIEEDSWYHFADSHVSPVNEDEIKTSAAYVLFYRRVKDDSKMSVEETSSSTNSTSC from the exons ATGACGATTCCCAATTCGGAGAACTTCCTCTCGGGAGGAAGCTCTCTTCCGTGCACTCccgaggaagagaaagaaatcgTATTAGAATTGACCAGAGCCGCGGAGGCTAATCAGAAGGAGGGGGATCTGTACTACGTTGTCTCCCAAAG ATGGTGGAGGGACTGGCAAGAATATGTGGGGTTCGACAGGTTCAGGGAACATTCTAGCAAGGGCCATCTAAGCATCCTATCGAGACCTGGAAGAATAGATAATTCTAAGCTTGTATTGAATAGAACAGACACAGAAGGTAATGAACTTGATCTTCAGAGGCATCTGCAAGAAGGAGAAGATTATACTTTGGTTCCCCATGAAGTTTGGAAGAAGCTCCTTGAATG GTATAAGGGTGGACCAGAACTACCAAGGAAAGTTATTTCTGAGGGTGTTATTGTTAAGGAGCTCAGAGTAGAAGTTTACCCCCTGTGCCTTAAAATAATTGATGCAAGAGACGACTCCCAAAGAACAATTAGGATTAGCAGAAAG GCTTCGGTAGGTGAGCTTTACAAAATTGTTTGTGCACTCCTTGAGCTGGAACAGTCGAAG GCCCGTATTTGGGACTATTATGAAAAgagtaaaaattatattttgaccAACTTTGATCAAACCTTAGAGGACGCTCAGTTGCAGGTGGACCAGGAG ATTCTTTTGGAGGTGCAACGTGATGGGATTTGGCCTTCTAATTTTAACACAAATCCAACAGGAAATGAATATGCTTTGGTCCCATTGGAACCTTCAAGGTCATCTATTACAATTGCTGGAGGCCCCACTTTATCTAATAGTAATTCAACTGGATTTGGCACCCATTTGCTACAGGGGAATAGTTTTAGCTTACCACTAAGGGATGCAGATGGTGATggcattttaaacaatgggtCAAAAGTAGATGGTCGCGGACTGACAGGATTGCATAATCTGGGCAACACTTGTTTCATGAACAGTGCCATTCAATGTTTAGTTCACACACCCCCTGTGGTTGAGTACTTTTTGAAAGATTATAGTGATGAGATAAATGAGGAGAATCCTTTGGGAATGCAA GGTGAGCTTGCAATTGCATTTGGGGAGTTATTAAGGAAATTATGGTCATCAGGACGGACATCAATTGCACCACGTGCATTTAAAGCAAAACTAGCTCGGTTTGCTCCCCAGTTTAGTGGATATAATCAACATGATTCTCAA GAGCTTCTTGCATTTCTATTGGATGGGCTGCATGAAGATTTAAATCGTGTAAGAAAAAAACCCTACATTGAAGCAAGAGATGCAGATGGTTGTCCAGATCAGGAATTTGCTGATGAATGTTGGAAAAACCATAAGGCTCGGAATGATTCTGTAATTGTGGATGTTTGCCAG GGTCAATACAAGTCAACATTGGTATGCCCAGTTTGCAGCAAAGTCTCTGTAACATTTGATCCCTTCATGTACTTGTCATTGCCGCTACCTTCAACAGTTACGCGGATGATGACTGTTACCATATTCAGTGGTGATGGGAGTTCTCTCCCCATGCCTTTCACTGTAACTTTACCAAAAAATGGTTGTTGTAAAGATCTAATTCGAGCCTTGAGTACATCTTGTTGCTTAAAGAGTTCTGAAGCATTATTGCTTGCAGAG gTTTACGACCACCGTATCTATCGCTACCTGGAGAATCCCTTTGAGTCACTATCTAGTATAAAAGATGAGGAGCATATTGTAGCCTACAGAGTTCCAATAACTCATGATAAATTACTGAGATTAGAGATAATGCATAGGAGAACAAACAA ATTTTTATCCGAGCCTCAGTTTAATGTTCTCAGGAAGCTTATTGGAACTCCCTTGGTTACCTATTTATCCAAGGACTCTGTAACTGGGGCAAACATCCATGCTGCAGTGAGTGCTGTGCTTGCACCATTGCTGCGAGCAAAAGCATTTCCTCCCATGAATCAGGTCAAATTTAGCAAGGAAAATGGTGGTGGGCCAAGTTTGGATTCTATTGTTCTGACAGATGATGGTACTTGTTCAAGTGACAAGGACATATCCACATCCAATATGGAATTGGAAGAGAGAGCTAATGGGCTTCCATCCTTGCAGCTTGCTTTAACTGATGAGAAGGGTGTCAGCAGAACCTTCATTGACACTGATTCTAGTGTTTTTCCTGTATCTTGCATAAGGGTATTGATGGACTGGTCAGACAGAGAACATGAACTATATGATTTCAGCTTCCTTGAGGATCTACCTGAAGTTTTCAAGTCTGGATTTATGTTGAAGAAAACACGGCAGGAGGCAGTCACTTTGTTTTCATGCTTGGAAACATTCTTAAAGGAGGAACCTCTAGGCCCTGATGACATGTG GTATTGTCCTAGCTGCAAGGAACACAGGCAAGCAACAAAGAAGCTGGACCTATGGAGGTTGCCCGAAATCTTAGTAGTTCACTTGAAACGATTCTCTTACAGTCGATTCTTGAAGAACAAACTTGACACCTTTGTGAACTTCCCTGTTCACAATCTTGATTTAAGCAAGTACGTGAAACACAGGGCTGTTGGTCCCCATTCTTATGTATACGAACTCTATGCTATCAGCAACCATTATGGTGGCTTAGGTGGCGGTCACTACTCTGCATATGCAACG tTAATAGAAGAGGACAGCTGGTATCATTTTGCTGACAGTCATGTTTCCCCTGTGAATGAGGATGAAATCAAGACATCAGCAGCTTATGTGCTGTTCTATCGGCGAGTTAAAGATGATTCCAAGATGAGTGTGGAGGAAACATCATCCTCCACTAATTCAACAAGTTGCTGA